The Hymenobacter baengnokdamensis genome includes a region encoding these proteins:
- the ureC gene encoding urease subunit alpha, which yields MSLPLSRQAYAAMYGPTVGDRVRLGDTDLLLEVERDYCVYGEECKFGGGKTLRDGMGQAAGVGQADALDLLITNALVLDYTGVYKADIGIKGGRIVGIGKAGNPHIMPGVDPRLVVGVTTEVVAGEGHILTAGGIDCHIHFICPQQLTEALASGVTTMVGGGTGPAAGTTATTCTPGAFYIEMMLKATDAFPMNFGFLGKGNTSKPEGLAEQVEAGALGFKLHEDWGTTPATIDNCLTIADKYDVQVCIHTDTLNESGFVENSVAAFKGRTIHSYHTEGAGGGHAPDIIRICGEPNVIPSSTNPTRPFTVNTIDEHLDMLLVCHHLDKNIPEDVAFAESRIRPETIAAEDILHDLGALSIISSDSQAMGRVGEVITRTWQTAHKMRQQRGPLPEDAGARRPNDNFRARRYIAKYTINPARAHGMAHEIGSVEIGKLADLVLWKPALFGSRPEMIIKGGVIVQAQMGDPNASIPTPQPSFSRPMFGAFGGGVGYCSVAFVSGASVEKVSSEYGLSKRVLAVKGCRTVAKKDMALNDYLPNISVDSETYRVMVDGVHLTCEPAQTLPLAQLYNLF from the coding sequence ATGTCCCTACCCCTTTCCCGGCAGGCGTATGCCGCTATGTATGGCCCGACTGTGGGCGACCGGGTGCGCCTGGGCGATACCGACCTGCTGCTGGAAGTCGAGCGCGACTACTGCGTGTACGGCGAGGAATGCAAGTTTGGTGGCGGCAAAACCCTGCGCGACGGCATGGGGCAGGCGGCCGGCGTCGGGCAGGCCGACGCGCTCGACCTGCTGATTACCAACGCGCTGGTGCTCGACTACACCGGCGTGTACAAGGCCGATATCGGCATCAAGGGCGGGCGCATCGTGGGCATTGGCAAGGCGGGCAACCCGCACATCATGCCCGGCGTGGACCCGCGCCTGGTGGTGGGCGTGACCACCGAAGTGGTGGCCGGCGAGGGGCACATCCTCACGGCGGGCGGCATCGACTGCCACATCCACTTCATTTGCCCGCAGCAGCTGACCGAGGCGCTGGCCTCCGGCGTGACCACGATGGTGGGCGGCGGCACCGGTCCGGCCGCCGGCACCACGGCCACCACCTGCACGCCGGGCGCGTTTTATATCGAAATGATGCTCAAGGCCACCGACGCCTTCCCCATGAATTTCGGGTTTTTGGGCAAGGGCAACACCTCGAAGCCGGAGGGGCTGGCCGAGCAGGTGGAGGCCGGGGCGCTGGGCTTTAAGCTGCACGAGGACTGGGGTACTACCCCCGCCACGATTGATAACTGCCTGACTATCGCCGACAAGTACGACGTGCAGGTGTGCATTCACACCGATACGCTCAACGAGAGCGGCTTCGTCGAAAACTCGGTGGCGGCCTTCAAGGGGCGCACCATCCACTCGTACCACACGGAGGGCGCGGGCGGCGGGCACGCGCCCGACATTATCAGGATTTGCGGCGAGCCCAACGTCATCCCGTCGAGCACCAACCCCACGCGGCCATTCACGGTGAACACCATCGACGAGCACCTCGACATGCTGCTCGTGTGCCACCACCTCGACAAGAACATCCCCGAGGACGTGGCTTTTGCCGAAAGCCGCATCCGCCCCGAAACCATTGCCGCCGAAGATATTCTGCACGACCTGGGCGCGCTAAGCATCATCAGCAGTGACTCGCAGGCCATGGGCCGGGTGGGCGAGGTCATCACCCGCACCTGGCAAACGGCCCACAAAATGCGCCAGCAGCGTGGCCCCCTCCCCGAAGACGCGGGCGCCAGACGCCCGAACGATAATTTTCGCGCCCGTCGATATATAGCAAAATATACCATCAACCCCGCCCGCGCCCACGGCATGGCCCACGAAATCGGCTCGGTCGAAATCGGCAAGCTGGCCGATTTGGTGCTCTGGAAGCCGGCCCTGTTTGGCTCGCGGCCGGAGATGATTATTAAGGGCGGCGTCATCGTGCAGGCCCAGATGGGCGACCCTAATGCCTCCATTCCAACACCGCAGCCCTCGTTTTCGCGGCCCATGTTTGGGGCGTTTGGCGGGGGGGTAGGGTATTGTTCGGTGGCGTTTGTGTCGGGTGCTTCGGTAGAGAAGGTTTCTTCCGAGTATGGCCTGAGCAAGCGCGTACTGGCGGTGAAAGGCTGCCGCACGGTGGCTAAGAAGGACATGGCCCTGAATGACTATTTGCCTAATATTTCGGTGGACTCTGAGACGTACCGCGTAATGGTCGATGGCGTGCACCTGACGTGCGAGCCGGCGCAAACGCTGCCGCTGGCGCAGCTGTATAATTTGTTTTAG